Proteins found in one Sorghum bicolor cultivar BTx623 chromosome 1, Sorghum_bicolor_NCBIv3, whole genome shotgun sequence genomic segment:
- the LOC8083961 gene encoding probable xyloglucan glycosyltransferase 9, whose product MAPWSGLWGGKAGGDAYRGTPVVVKMENPNWSISEISSPEDDDEDILAAGGRRKGGRSKNAKQIRWVLLLKAHRAAGCLASLASTAVALGGAARRRVAAGRTDAEAGVVAATGESPVVRSRFYAFIKAFLVVSLLLLAVEVAAYFSGWDLAASALAIPVIGLESLYASWLRFRATYVAPGIQFLTDACVVLFLIQSADRLIQCLGCFYIHIKRIKPKPKSLALPDAEDPDAGYYPMVLVQIPMCNEKEVYQQSIAAVCNLDWPKSNFLVQVLDDSDDPLTQTLIREEVAKWQQQGARIVYRHRVLRDGYKAGNLKSAMSCSYVKDYEFVAIFDADFQPHPDFLKRTVPHFKDNDELGLVQARWSFVNKDENLLTRLQYINLCFHFEVEQQVNGVFLNFFGFNGTAGVWRIKALEDSGGWMERTTVEDMDIAVRAHLHGWKFIFLNDVECQCELPESYEAYRKQQHRWHSGPMQLFRLCLPDIIKCKIAFWKKANLIFLFFLLRKLILPFYSFTLFCIILPMTMFVPEAELPDWVVCYIPALMSLLNILPSPKSFPFIIPYLLFENTMSVTKFNAMISGLFQLGSAYEWVVTKKSGRSSEGDLISLAPKELKHLKTGSAPNLDAVAKEQLASKKDAKKKHNRIYKKELALSMLLLTAAARSLLSKQGIHFYFLLFQGISFLLVGLDLIGEQVE is encoded by the exons ATGGCGCCGTGGAGCGGCTTGTGGGGCGGCAAGGCCGGCGGCGACGCCTACCGGGGCACGCCGGTGGTGGTCAAGATGGAGAACCCCAACTGGTCCATCTCCGAGATCTCCTCGccggaggacgacgacgaggacatCTTGGCCGCCGGCGGTCGCCGCAAGGGGGGCCGCTCCAAGAACGCCAAGCAGATCAGGTGGGTGCTGCTCCTCAAGGCGCACCGCGCCGCCGGGTGCCTCGCCTCGCTGGCCTCCACCGCCGTCGCGCTAGGCGGCGCGGCCAGGCGCAGGGTGGCCGCGGGGAGGACCGACGCTGAGGCCGGCGTGGTGGCTGCCACCGGCGAGAGCCCCGTGGTGCGCTCCAGGTTCTACGCCTTCATCAAGGCCTTCCTCGTCGTCTCGCTGCTCCTCCTAGCCGTCGAGGTCGCCGCTTATTTCAGCGGCTGGGACCTCGCCGCCTCCGCGCTCGCCATCCCCGTCATCGGCCTCGAGTCGCTGTACGCCTCTTGGTTGCGCTTCCGCGCCACCTACGTTGCGCCGGGAATACAGTTCCTCACCGACGCCTGCGTCGTGCTCTTCCTCATCCAGAGCGCCGACCGCCTCATCCAGTGCCTTGGCTGCTTCTACATCCACATCAAGCGCATCAAGCCCAAGCCCAAGTCGCTTGCATTGCCTGATGCGGAGGACCCGGATGCCGGGTACTACCCCATGGTACTTGTCCAGATACCAATGTGCAACGAGAAGGAG GTGTATCAACAATCAATTGCGGCCGTGTGCAACCTTGACTGGCCGAAATCCAACTTCTTGGTTCAGGTGTTGGATGACTCCGATGACCCACTGACACAGACTCTGATTAGAGAAGAGGTGGCCAAATGGCAACAGCAAGGTGCCCGGATTGTGTACAGGCACCGTGTGTTAAGGGATGGTTACAAGGCTGGAAACCTCAAGTCAGCCATGAGCTGCAGCTATGTGAAGGATTACGAATTTGTTGCCATCTTTGACGCAGACTTCCAACCTCATCCTGACTTTCTGAAGCGCACTGTGCCACATTTCAAG GACAATGATGAACTTGGGCTAGTGCAAGCAAGATGGTCCTTTGTGAATAAGGATGAGAACCTGCTGACTCGGTTGCAGTATATTAATCTGTGCTTCCACTTTGAGGTGGAACAGCAGGTGAATGGAGTGTTCTTAAACTTCTTTGGGTTCAATGGCACTGCTGGGGTGTGGAGGATCAAGGCATTGGAGGACTCAGGTGGATGGATGGAACGGACAACAGTGGAGGATATGGACATCGCTGTTAGGGCACATCTGCACGGCTGGAAGTTTATATTCCTGAATGATGTTGAG TGCCAGTGCGAATTGCCCGAGTCTTATGAGGCTTACAGGAAGCAGCAGCATCGGTGGCATTCTGGTCCAATGCAGCTATTCAGGCTTTGTTTACCAGACATCATCAAATGCAAG ATTGCGTTTTGGAAGAAAGCCAACTTGATTTTCCTTTTCTTCCTGCTTCGAaagctcatattacctttctaCTCCTTCACGCTCTTCTGCATCATCCTCCCGATGACGATGTTTGTGCCTGAAGCTGAGCTTCCTGACTGGGTCGTGTGCTACATTCCAGCCCTCATGTCCTTGCTCAACATCCTACCTTCTCCGAAGTCATTCCCTTTCATCATCCCATACCTGCTCTTCGAGAACACCATGTCCGTGACAAAGTTCAATGCCATGATCTCCGGTCTGTTCCAGCTTGGAAGCGCATACGAGTGGGTGGTGACCAAGAAGTCAGGCCGCTCATCAGAGGGCGATCTCATTTCCCTGGCCCCCAAGGAGCTGAAGCACCTAAAGACAGGGTCTGCACCAAACCTCGATGCTGTCGCAAAGGAGCAGCTGGCATCGAAGAAGGATGCGAAAAAGAAGCACAACCGGATATACAAGAAGGAGCTCGCGCTCTCGATGTTGCTCCTAACCGCGGCCGCCCGAAGCTTGCTCTCGAAGCAGGGTATACACTTCTACTTCCTCCTGTTCCAGGGCATCTCCTTCTTGTTAGTAGGCCTTGACCTCATAGGCGAGCAGGTCGAGTAA
- the LOC8083962 gene encoding AP2-like ethylene-responsive transcription factor ANT, whose amino-acid sequence MTSNSSQNISSCSTGGSDAAVGSSWLGFSLSPHMAATMDGGAADGSRGVPGQQPHGGLCYPPVVCSSPAPFGYALGGGGQDCPANGGGGFYPGLSSMPLNSDGSLCIVEALHRSEQERHGVMVSPKLEDFLGASTAMALSLDSSSFYYGGGHGHHAHGDGHGHDQGGYLQPLQCAVIPSSGGHDVYGGHSHLVDQQSAVAMAESWFSARGGGYDVNGGGAGDIVPLQGHTHPLALSMSSGTGSQSSSITMQVGAHADAVTEYVATDGSKKRGGGGGNAGQKQAVVHRKSIDTFGQRTSKYRGVTRHRWTGRYEAHLWDNSCRKEGQARKGRQVYLGGYDMEEKAARAYDLAALKYWGKSTHVNFPVEDYREELEEMENMTRQEYVAHLRRKSSGFSRGASIYRGVTRHHQHGRWQARIGRVSGNKDLYLGTFTNQEEAAEAYDVAAIKFRGLSAVTNFDITRYDVEKIMESNTLLPGDQVRRKMDGQAASAVSEADAVASATAALVQAGGRCVADTWKIQAAALPAVARGGGGGHEQQQQHQDLLSSEAFSLLHDILSVDAAGTGSGSANAHMSNSSSLAPSVSNSREQSPDRGSGGLAMFFAKPAAAVPRLACPLPLGSWVSPSAVSSARPGVSIAHLPMFAAWTDA is encoded by the exons ATGACCAGCAACAGCAGCCAGAACATCAGCAGCTGCAGCACCGGCGGAAGCGACGCCGCGGTCGGGAGCAGCTGGCTCGGCTTCTCGCTGTCGCCTCACATGGCGGCGACCATGGACGGCGGCGCGGCCGACGGCTCCAGAGGCGTTCCGGGGCAGCAGCCCCACGGAGGCCTCTGCTACCCTCCGGTCGTCTGCTCCTCGCCCGCGCCCTTCGGCTACgctctcggcggcggcggccaagaTTGTCCCGCCAATGGTGGCGGGGGTTTCTACCCCGGGCTCTCCTCTATGCCGCTCAACTCCGACGGCTCCCTGTGCATCGTGGAGGCCCTCCATAGGAGCGAGCAAGAACGTCACG GTGTGATGGTGTCCCCAAAGCTGGAGGATTTCTTGGGGGCGAGCACCGCGATGGCGCTGAGCTTGGACAGCTCCAGCTTCTACTACGGCGGCGGTCACGGCCACCACGCGCACGGTGACGGTCACGGCCATGACCAAGGCGGCTACCTACAGCCGCTGCAGTGCGCCGTGATCCCCAGTTCCGGTGGGCACGACGTGTACGGCGGACACAGTCATCTGGTGGACCAGCAGTCCGCCGTGGCAATGGCGGAGAGCTGGTTCTCAgcccgcggcggcggctacGACgtcaacggcggcggcgcgggcgacATCGTGCCGCTGCAGGGCCACACGCACCCGCTGGCCCTTTCCATGAGCTCCGGGACGGGGTCGCAGTCCAGCAGCATCACCATGCAAGTCGGCGCCCACGCCGACGCCGTCACCGAGTACGTCGCCACGGACGGGAGCAAgaagcgcggcggcggcggcggcaacgccGGGCAGAAGCAGGCCGTCGTCCACCGCAAGTCCATCGACACATTCGGGCAGCGCACGTCCAAGTACCGCGGCGTCACCAG GCATAGGTGGACGGGGAGGTATGAGGCGCACCTCTGGGACAACAGCTGCAGGAAGGAAGGCCAGGCCCGGAAAGGCCGGCAAG TTTATCTCG GCGGGTATGACATGGAGGAGAAGGCCGCGAGGGCGTATGACCTGGCCGCGCTCAAGTACTGGGGCAAATCCACGCACGTAAATTTCCCG GTCGAGGACTACAGGGAAGAGctggaggagatggagaacatGACCAGGCAGGAGTACGTCGCTCACCTGAGAAG GAAAAGCAGCGGCTTCTCGCGCGGCGCTTCCATCTACCGGGGAGTGACCAG GCATCACCAGCACGGGCGGTGGCAGGCGCGCATCGGCCGCGTCTCGGGCAACAAGGACCTCTACCTGGGAACATTCA CCAAtcaggaggaggcggcggaggcGTACGACGTGGCGGCCATCAAGTTCCGGGGCCTCAGCGCCGTCACCAACTTCGACATCACGCGGTACGACGtcgagaagatcatggagagtAACACGCTGCTCCCGGGCGACCAGGTCCGGCGCAAGATGGATGGCCAGGCCGCCTCCGCGGTCTCGGAGGCCGACGCCGTAGCCAGCGCCACCGCGGCGCTGGTGCAGGCCGGCGGCCGCTGCGTGGCGGACACCTGGAAGATCCAGGCAGCGGCGCTGCCAGCAGTCgcgcggggcggcggcggcggccatgagcagcagcagcagcaccaggACCTGCTGTCGAGCGAGGCGTTCTCGCTGCTGCACGACATCCTGTCCGTGGACGCTGCTGGGACGGGGAGCGGCAGTGCCAACGCGCACATGTCGAACTCGTCTTCGCTGGCTCCCAGCGTGAGCAACTCCCGGGAGCAGAGCCCGGACCGGGGCAGCGGCGGCCTCGCCATGTTCTTCGCCAAGCCCGCGGCCGCGGTGCCCAGGCTGGCCTGCCCGCTGCCGCTGGGATCCTGGGTCTCGCCGTCGGCCGTGTCCTCCGCCAGGCCCGGCGTGTCCATCGCGCACCTGCCGATGTTCGCCGCGTGGACCGACGCATGA